In the Populus trichocarpa isolate Nisqually-1 chromosome 1, P.trichocarpa_v4.1, whole genome shotgun sequence genome, CTTGTTATCGAGACCCTCCTTAGACTTAAACTTGGAAGCATGTAACATGGCAGATTTGGGGGAAACCATGGTGTTTTTGGGACAAGAACTTTCTCCCAATGGACCACTTGTGTATTGAAAGAGACTTTGTCTTTCTTCCTTCATCTTCCCGTAATTTGAGGCGGATTATTCTCCTTTTGcatgttttaagaaaatttatgaaattgatttatcTAATTCGGACACAGGCCGATGCTACTGGCCCAGGAAGCTTATAGGTGTAGAACAAGAGGCATTAAACCCAGCAGCTAAAAGCTAAAGTAAGGACACGAGCCCAGCCCTGCTCTGCGAGACCTATCCTAGACAAAGATCTATCCGCAAAGACGACTCTTCCTGCCGTTCATGTTTTTTAAGGTTACTCGGCCATTTTCAAACTACTTTTCATGTATCCACATGTAATTGAGGTATAATTCACtgcttcaaattaaaataatctgattgTTGCAAACATTATGATCCTTTTGGACCAAGGAGTCCTTGGTAAGGAGACTGCACATTCTACTACGACCACCAATCTACGGCTGGATTTGAAGTCCCAACTTCCAACCACTGTAAACATCCGACAATGAAGTTGCACTGATCTCTTTTCACTATCTACTGTCAGCAAAGTAATTAAACCCGGCCATGACTCTTCCCTCGTTTCAAAGTTAAGGTTATTGGTTAGATGGGTTCAAAATAAAGTcatttgactctttttttttttaaatagtaaaaaaaatattgatttgattttttttaaaattaaacccgAGTTTTAATTGGATCGATCAAGTTGTAAATAGATATGTTAGGTCACTAAAGATTTATCAGGTTAATTTCTATCCAATTTCTTTGAAATTCAActtggatttgattttaaattgaccCACCAAGTtagattaagtttaataactttgcttGTCATGTAAAACATAGTTTTTGTAACAACCCTAAATTTTAAACATGATTTCAACATAATTGACATTTCAATGACATGGAAAATCcagaacttctttttttttattctgttgcAATTCTAGCAAAGTTTCCCCTAAAGTATCAATTTCAAGTTAGACAATATAATCAATAAGACTTTACAATCATTATATTCATGTGATTCAATACGAAGTGTTCATTAGACACACTGACACTACCAGTCTCATTCTGGGTAATTAGTCAAGTATCAATCATGATCGTCATATATACTAACATTACTAGTTCTATTCTAAGAATTTAATCAATTATCAATCTCGGTCGCCAGACTTACTGACATCACTAGTCTCATTCCAGGTATCTAGTCGATTCTTTGCTTTTCAATATTCATGTTACAATTAATATAATAACATAACTTAATTAAATAGATTGCAGTTATTCAGCATCATAAGTTTAAGCATGATAAATGATCGTAGTGTAGAGTATTTACCTGATGCTTGTGCTCGAGCAAAAATTCTCCATTGTTAACTGAATCTTACCACCTCTTCTATTTCAACAGGAGTAACACATCATATgcaattcaattattatggaaatTCAATTCGAATTCAAATTCTCATTTCAAACTCATAAATAGTAAGAAAAACACATAGTTTACCTGCTTAAATATTCTTCATTAACATATCTTTCAATATACTATTTTACTTTATGTAGACAACATTACATACATTTTCTTCACTTAAGTCAaatcccttttccttttccttctctttttattttattttattaaaagttgaCACATTTAAGCAAAGTTTTCTCATCAATTTGGTTAAACCAAATCTGTTATTACTTTATGCTACATAGACCGAATCTACCTTCtaagaaaacatattttcattCACAAATTCCAAGCAATTTGGTACATGATTTATACATTGCCACATTTCACTTAATATCTTATAATACAATTTTAACATACATAGGAAAGACAAACAAATTCTTTCAAGTTTCTTAAAATTCCTCACACATCACCCTAAATTATCAATTGATCAATCACACACATTACTATCTAATTTCCACAACAATTTATTCCTccaatctattattttttttctttagagtCTTGGCCGAACTTATCATgaaaaaagagagcagaaagaTACATGGCTTCATTCaaatttatcataattaatacTTCATTTCTACTTTaccctttatttttaatatatctaaacATAATTCAACcatcaattaaatcaaaacatattttacactttatttttaactttagggcccgtgagattagtcgaaatGTGCGCAAGCAGGTCcagacacccatattaataaataaaaattgtattccatttttttttcatagcgTGTGGCCGAAACCTCCTTTCCTAAGGAATGCATGTATTTTTTCCCAATTTCTTTACAATTAATACATTACTCATCTATTTAACATCTAAATAACACATTTTAACATGAATTAAAAGGTCAATTTAACCAACCAATTCAAATTCCTATATAATCCTTCTTGGCCGAACAAAGGTACAAAGAGAGAACACATTTTGCCACAATCCAAGCATTGCCTAATTATCATGGACCTATCCTAACATAATTCTATCCAAATTTCATagcaattaaatcaaataaatacaaAGCTCTATTCTAAACCCTAGCCAAAACTTCATTATATGAGGAATGCATGTTTACTCTTCAATATTTCTTAATCAACACTTTACTCATCATAATTCCACACATGTTAACATGTTTTAAACATCAAACAATGGATTCAAACAATTCTTCTTGGAATTCAAGTTTTCCATAATGAACATCAATACCAAATTCTCACAAATACATagcaaaacttttaaattagcTTAGATTAGAATTCTTTACCTCTTAATAATGCTAAAACTAAGAAAATCTGACAATGGAAGACTTCAATTTGACAAGGAGAAGGTGTCAATTTCCcaaattcattgattttaaacaacataaatcttgttttaaagaaaaattaaacgtTAAAAACATACCTTATATGAATCTAGGAcaatcatatttatatatatcaaggtATTCTTGTATAAAATTTGATACACTTAAATTCTCTATCCCGGCCATTTGgaatattatgtaattttttataatatattttacaattttaaaaatgaaataataagatGAAAGTAAATTCATGGCAATAAAAATCATAAGAGTAAAtccaattttgatttaaaagtttTCTCAAACCAatttagatattaaatttatttttaaataattctaaaaacatatttctatataaatatagTAGGTCTAGGCAATTTAATGATTCACACTTCAATCTAAATCCATGTCTAGCCTTTTAACCTTAATGGCGTACTATAGTCCATGGACCACAACTACGATTTATCCACTACCCAAACCATTAAACGAGCTTAGCAACAGCCTGCAAGTCCAAAACCATAAACCCCAACACTTGCACTTTCCCTGTCTCTGCAACCACAAGTGAGGGAGAGCTCAAAAAGCAGGAAGACCCCAAGAAAAAATGGCCACGAACTCAACCTTTCAGTTATTCTCTCCATCATCCGCAGCGTCAGGGTTCTTTGATTCTTCTACAGAGcctcctccccctccccctcctccTCCAGTTGAAGTTCTCTCCTCTGAGGTATCACCCATCTATCCACAAGTACATCCTTCCATCCATCAATACATTAATACATACTGATTGACTTGGGTATGATTTTTACAGGTTTCTTTGAATGTTAAATGCTCTGTGGAGTCGGTTAACTTAGAAGATGGTCTTACTTTACTCAAGGtcagtttttttgctcttgTTGTAAAGCTTCTATTATTTTTCGAAGCCTGCTTATTGTTAGGTGTGCTTGATAGAGAAtgaaagtttggattttgatttgattaaagtGAGTTGTGAGCAAAGTAATTtgtgggttttggttttttgtagGGAAGGGTTAGTACTAAAGAGGTTTTTGGGTTGCCTAACTCAGATTTAGTACCTGGTGTATATGAAGGTGTGCATTTACttgatttattgtattttttttttgtttttatgctttCTGCTTTTGTTTATGATACGTTTTGTTTTTTGGGATGCAGGGGGGTTAAAGCTTTGGGAGGGTTCCCTAGACCTTATTAATGCTCTTCAAGCAgaggttcgaaatggccatttATCGTTTAGTGGAAAGCGAGTTTTAGAGGTGGGAACATAATTTTCAGGTGATTCTATGCTATTTTGCATTGCTTCAATATGCTGATACTATGGTTTGGCTAGAGTTCGTTGTTGTTGACTACTTTAAATCTAACCCTTGTCGCTGCATGAGTCTAATTGCTGCTACTTTTATTGTTGGAACTTTATGCATTTTGGGTTCCTCTCAGCAGATTTTAGCTGTTGATCTTTTGTGTCATCTATTCTATCAATATAATAGTGAGATAAGGGTTACAAAATTAGTGTGTTTCCagggcttattttttttttaaatgtgaacTGTAAAGCTATGCAAAGCCAGGGAGCTACAGAACTTCGCCTCAAACTATAGGTTTTAGTCTGTAAGCTTGTAATTTTAAGGTAATTTACTGTAGTTCTTGTCTAGATTTAGCTGAGAATATTATGAAGGGAGAACTTTTTGGTCATCATAAATGAAGATTGTGAAATGTTATGTgacatatttcttttattgcaTCATCTCTCTTTACTTGTTTGTTCTTCCTGAGTCTTTGCACTTGTTTCAGCTTGGGTGTGGCCATGGACTTCCTGGGATCTTTGCGTTCCTTGAGGTAAGTTTTTGCATCTTTGACATCACTATTTTAGATGAAGTTCCTGATCCTGGAAAATCTACATCGTTCTTGAGCTTCTTGTTCTGCTGAATCAGGGTGCAAGTGCTGTACATTTCCAGGATTTCAATGCTGAAGTCCTTCAATGTCTCACCATTCCCAATGTAAATGCCAATCTTTCAGAAAAATTGAGCCCTTCTACATCAGAAGATGCTAGTTCTGATACTGAAGGAGAACTACGTTTCTTTGCTGGTGACTGGAGCCAAGTCCATCAATGTCTTCCTCATGCtaacaaaaaagagaaggacCTTGGTTGCAGCTTAGGGCATAGTCCACATTCTGGttatgatattgttttgatggcAGAGACAATCTATTCAATCTCTGCTCAACACAATCTCTACAGCCTTATAAAGAAGGTATTGCTTGATTGCGTTAGTGGttactctctcttttctgtCATGAACTTAATAGTTTTGAGCTCTGAAAGTGTTCATTTGCAGTGCTTGAGCCATCCTGGTGGAGTAGTATATATGGCAGCCAAAAAGCACTATTTTGGAGTAGGTGGAGGAACACGACAATTTCTGTCTATGGTAGAAAAGGATGGTGAGCTAGTCCTTTTGAGATGATTGTACAATAGTTTAGTACGTACAGTTGTGATTGATTCTCTCCCCCTCTATTCTGCATTTATGTGCTCATGCAGTATCTCCTTTCTAGCTGTTTCATGTACTACCATGCTTATTTTAAACTGTTTCTACATAAAAGTTAACCTAAGATTGAATTATGTAAATGCATGTTACCTTTGTTGTCTGTCATTCTTGTCCCCTCATGTTCTCTTATGTTTTATCGTAAAGATACACCCATGGAGGTTTCTGTATATGGCAATATCTCAGTAGATAgccattcttttttaattaggtgCTATGGCTGCAAGTCTTGTTGCTGAAGTTGCGGATGGATCGTCTAATGTCCGCGAAGTGTGGAAGCTCTCAATTTAGCAGACCAAGACCTCCAATTAAGCTCTCAATGTCTAATGCAAGATGTGGCCATTTGAGCTCCTATACGTGGgtatcaaattcaataaatgataCCTGATATGCTAAGAACATGGCTGGAGATATTTATTGATGAGATCAGATGGCTGCCATCTCATTTGCTCTCTGTActgcataaactttttatttaaatcttctGAGATTGTATGTCAAGTCTCGCATAGCTGACCATAGATAGTTGCAATGAAATTTTACTGAACTTTGTCCTAGAATTCAGttattttgcttaaaatttGACGAACTGGGAGTCTGGCTGGACATCTTTGTTTCATGGTTGTCAATATTTGGGCTGCTCTTATAATTTAGCATTTGTATTCCAGCTTGGTATTACTTGCTGGTTTATTGATGAGTTCTTTGTGCTAAAATATGATACTGATAAATCTTGAGGTTATATACAGTGTTTAAAACTGGACGTTTTGAATGAACTTCTCACATTTTGGATACAAGTACTTATCTTTCCCGATCCCTGGCCAGGAAGTTAATTTTAGGGCTCACTTTTATTTGATATTGcggtttaattatgttttgaaattttttttaatttttttagcttcaaattaatttttctttaatgttttataattattttaatgtgttaatatttaaaatatattctttacTGCTGGGACTGGGAGCAGATTGGTCGAGTTGAGACCCAAAGATAGCAATTTGTCAAAAGCTCTCAACGAGCGTGCGATGGTAACTGTATACTAACAGGCACCTCACTGCCTTTTGGATAAAAAGGGAAAACGTATAGCAGGGGGCATTCCGAGAATCGAACTCGGGACCTCTCGCACCCAAAGCGAGAATCATACCACTAGACCAAATGCCCGTTTCTTTAACTCgctcatattaattttataaacctAACATATTCATCACATGGCCGATTTGGTCAAAGTGATTTGTGTGATAGTTAAGGAAAGTTTGCCTAATATTGTTCGATTCTCCATGTTATCAGGGATAGGGATAACAGTATCTGAAAAGGCAAAGAGAATTAACTATTTTTAGTATCCGCAAGAAATTGTGCCATAAATGGCAAGCACTCCATGCATATGCTATATATAAATGCCAGACCTTGCTTTTTATTGTCACCGAATCAATATTCTTAAAAGAACAACATTCGTGTATTGTCTGCTCTCATCATAATTTAACAATGTCAATGTCCAAAGGATTGATGGCTTTTGGTGTTTTAATGCTCTTAATGACCACGTTTGTTGCAGGAGATGTAGCAAATACCATTACAAAAGAACCAAAATACATAAGTTACGAAGGGCTTCCACGTTGTGACCCAGAAAAGAATCCCCATTGCCTCCATCCAGTCGCTCCAGGAAGAGGTTGCAAAGCAGAAAATCGATGCAGGGAAGGCTAGGGAGaggagctagctagctagtgaaTAATATTATAAGCTAGCGCTTGGAATAAGGCAATGCCAACTCAAGGCCAACCTCCTTGtataaattctttctttttcaacctTTCATGCTAATAATAGGATGATCATCAATCGATTATCTGTTTCATCAATAAATGGTTTTTTCTTCTCGTGTTGCATTTATCCCATAAGATATATATCTTTCAATTCataattcatgaattttttccCATTAATTACATGCATTGCAATAGATATATATTATGTTGCATTGGATATTGCATGCATGAGATGTTATCATCCATCTAGGTTTTTGAGAATTAAGTAGTAGTTTATTCCTACAATTTCTTAAAGCATTAAATGTTATCGGTGCATAATCTTTAGAGCATGTTGAATTTTTTGGCTGAGTATTTAGGTTGAAGCACATCGAGATAATGCTATGCCAGTTTATGAAATCCATTCCAATTTAGGGTTGATCCTGGGCCATAGATTCATGTCCATGAGATGCTGTCACAAACATATTGTTAGAAGAGGCCACTGTTTTCCTGCTGTTGACATCCTTAGTCTTGGGGCTTTCGTCGATTAGAGTTAGCCTTGGTACCCAT is a window encoding:
- the LOC7495834 gene encoding uncharacterized protein LOC7495834, which gives rise to MATNSTFQLFSPSSAASGFFDSSTEPPPPPPPPPVEVLSSEVSLNVKCSVESVNLEDGLTLLKGRVSTKEVFGLPNSDLVPGVYEGGLKLWEGSLDLINALQAEVRNGHLSFSGKRVLELGCGHGLPGIFAFLEGASAVHFQDFNAEVLQCLTIPNVNANLSEKLSPSTSEDASSDTEGELRFFAGDWSQVHQCLPHANKKEKDLGCSLGHSPHSGYDIVLMAETIYSISAQHNLYSLIKKCLSHPGGVVYMAAKKHYFGVGGGTRQFLSMVEKDGAMAASLVAEVADGSSNVREVWKLSI